The following nucleotide sequence is from Flavobacterium sp. N1736.
GTCACTATTGATCACAACTTTTACTTTTGACGAGTTGATACCCGCAATATGCTGAATCGCTCCTGAAATTCCAATTGCAATATATAAGTTTGTTGCAACCGGTTTTCCTGTTTGTCCAACGTGTTCGCTGTGAGGTCTCCATCCTAAATCAGAAACCGGTTTAGAACATGCCGTTGCAGCACCAAGTACAGCCGCTAAATCTTCTACTAATCCCCAGTTTTCAGGACCTTTCAATCCACGTCCGCCAGAAACTACGATATCAGCATCAGCGATAGAAACCTTTCCTGTAACTTTTTCTACAGAATCTACTTTTACACCAAAATCATTGTCTCCAATTGTTGGGTTAAAATCTTCTTCAGTTGCAGATCCTGCACTTTCAAAAATTCCATAAGAGTTTTTAGCAAGACCAAGAACTTTTACATCTGTATTGATTTCAGTAATATTGAATGCCTTGTTTGAGAAAGCGTTTCTTTTTACCTGAAAAGGAGAAGTGCTTAATGGTAATCCAACTACATTTGAAGCAAAACCAGCATTTAAAGCCACTGCAACTAATGATGAAAGATAAATACTATCTGTTGTAGAAGAAAGTAAAACTACTTTTGTTCCTTCTTTTTCAGCAGCTTGTTTGATCACATCGGCGTAAGCCTTAGCTGTAAAACCTGCTAATTTATCGTTGTTTACTTTTAGAACTTTATCAACCCCGTATTTATATAATTCGCTTACGTCGCTAGTGTTAATAGTTAAAGCGGTTACGGTAGTTCCTAAAGATTCAGCCACTTTTTTAGCGTAAGAAGCTAATTCAAAAGCAACTTTTTTAAATTTTCCTTCTGCAGATTCTGCATATATTAATATTGACATAATTTTTTTGTTTAAAAGTTATGAGTTTAAAGTTTCAGGTTTAAAGTTTCAAGTTCATAAACTGAGACTGAAAACTAATTACTAGATTACTTTCGCCTCGTTGTGTAATAAATTGATTAACTCATCTAAATTATCAGGAGAAATTAATTTCACTGCTGATTTTGGAGCTGGTTTTTCAAATTTCACCGCTTTTGTATTTACAGGAGCATCAACCGGCTCAAGAATAGTAAGCGCTTTAGTTCTTGCAGTCATAATTCCTCTCATGTTTGGAATGCGAAGATCTTTTTCTTCAACAAGACCTTTTTGTCCGCCAATAATTAATGGTAAAGTTGTACTTACAGTTTCTTTTCCACCATCGATTTCACGAACAGCTTTTACATTATTGCCATCCACAGTTAAAGAAGTACAAGAGTTTAAAAAGTTAGAGCCAGTAATTCCTGCGATCATTCCGGGAACCATTCCACCATTATAATCAAGAGATTCTTTTCCGGCAATTACTAAATCGTATCCGCCAGTTTTAATTACTTCGGCCAATTGTTTTGCAACAAAAAAACCATCAGTTGGATTTGCATTTACGCGAATAGCTTCGTTTGCACCAATTGCCAAAGCTTTACGTAAAGTTGGCTCAGTGTCCGGACCTCCAACATTTACTACAGTTACAGTAGCGCCTTGTTGTTC
It contains:
- a CDS encoding electron transfer flavoprotein subunit alpha/FixB family protein; translation: MSILIYAESAEGKFKKVAFELASYAKKVAESLGTTVTALTINTSDVSELYKYGVDKVLKVNNDKLAGFTAKAYADVIKQAAEKEGTKVVLLSSTTDSIYLSSLVAVALNAGFASNVVGLPLSTSPFQVKRNAFSNKAFNITEINTDVKVLGLAKNSYGIFESAGSATEEDFNPTIGDNDFGVKVDSVEKVTGKVSIADADIVVSGGRGLKGPENWGLVEDLAAVLGAATACSKPVSDLGWRPHSEHVGQTGKPVATNLYIAIGISGAIQHIAGINSSKVKVVINSDPEAPFFKVADYGIVGDAFEIIPKLTEKLKAFKAQHS
- a CDS encoding electron transfer flavoprotein subunit beta/FixA family protein; translated protein: MKILVCISHVPDTTSKINFSNGDSEFDTNGVQYVINPNDEFGLTRAIWFQEQQGATVTVVNVGGPDTEPTLRKALAIGANEAIRVNANPTDGFFVAKQLAEVIKTGGYDLVIAGKESLDYNGGMVPGMIAGITGSNFLNSCTSLTVDGNNVKAVREIDGGKETVSTTLPLIIGGQKGLVEEKDLRIPNMRGIMTARTKALTILEPVDAPVNTKAVKFEKPAPKSAVKLISPDNLDELINLLHNEAKVI